Below is a window of Polyangiaceae bacterium DNA.
GCGTCCCCCGTCACCGCGATCGGCGTGTTCACGAGTGAGTTGGCGTCGATCTTCCCGTTCGCGTCGATGACGATGCCGGACAGGATGATCGGGTCCCCGACGGGCGTCTCGCGATCGAAGCGGTTGAGCGGCTGGAGCGACCAGTCCATGGAGGTGCTGCCGCTCGCGTCCTTGCTGGTGACCTTGACCAGGAAGATCAGCGGCGCCGCGGGCTTGAGCTTGGCGGACAGCGCGAAGATGTAGTCGCCGTCGAGCTCGCCGGCCGCTGGCACCACACAGGCGCCTGCGTCGCCGCCGCCCGCGCCTGCGGCGCCCGCCGCGCCGCCCGACGAAGGGTTGATGGTGTTGTAGCGGTCCTTGAACTCGTCGTAGTTTCCCTCGGGATCGGGGCACCCCGCGAGGAAGAACGCCGGCAGCGCCAGGGCTAGGATCGAGCTGATTCTCGGCATTTTCGGACCTCGGAGGTGAGTCGAGTGTGGCAGCGAATGCGCTGCGCCGCAATGGCTCCGAAGGCCGTTCTACGAGCGGCCCAGGAGGCCCGTCAAGCCGTGACTGAGAACTGTCGCCGGGCGAGGCGAAGCTGGTGTAGAACCCCGGGCCATGAGGCCCGCACGGCTTGGTTTGATTGGAGGGGCGGCCCTGGCCGCCGCGCTCGCGCTCGCGCCCCGCGCGGACGCGTCCGGTATCTCGGTCGCGCGTTTCGGCGGGGAGCACGGCCACCCCACGACCAACAACGCCACCGCCATCTACTACAACCCTGCGGGCATCGCCATGAGCGAGGGGACGCACGTCTTCCTGGACGTGAGCTTGGCGTGGCGCAAGGTGACCTACGACCGCGACACGGCCCCGAGCGACTGCGTTGGAGCGTCGTGCCCGAACGTGCCTGGGGCCAACGACGGCAAAGGCAGTCTGTTCAACATCCTAGCCTCGCCCATGGTGGGCGTGACCACGAAGCTCGGGGACGTCGGCCTGGGCGCCGCCTTCTACACACCGTTCGGCGGCCAGAGCATCTGGGACAAGAACGACGACTTCAAGGACGACCCGACCTACGCCGGGCCCTACGACGGCGTGCAGCGCTGGTACGTGATGGAGGGCACCATCCGTTCGAGCTTCATCTCGCTCGCTGGCGCCTACCACCTGAAGCCCGCTCGCCTCGCGTTCGGGCTCTCCGGAAACCTCATCCTCTCGACCGTGGACACCGTCCGCGCAAAGACGAGCGGGGGCGACGCCGACTTGAGGGCGGAGGGCCGGGCGTACCTGCACACCACCGGCGTGGACTGGAGCCTCGGCGCGGGCGTGATGTACGAGGCCATCGAGAAGCAGCTGTGGGTCGGCGCCTCCTATCAGTCGCGCCCGAACCTGACCGGCATGAAGCCGCTGGAGGGCGAGCAGACGACGTTCTTGCCCGGCGGCGGCGAGAGCACGGTGGACGCGGAGATCGAGCACGAAATCCCGGACGTGTACCGGCTCGGCTTCCGCTACAAGCCAGCGGAGGATCTCGAGCTGCGCCTGTTCGGCGACTACCAGCGCTGGAGCGTGCTCGAGAAGCACATCGTGACCAACACCGAGAACGGTGACCTGCTCCTCGATCAGCGCCGCGAGTGGAAGGACACGTTCGGCGTTCGCGTCGGTGGCAGCAAATGGCTGAACAAGAGCGTCGAG
It encodes the following:
- a CDS encoding outer membrane protein transport protein — its product is MRPARLGLIGGAALAAALALAPRADASGISVARFGGEHGHPTTNNATAIYYNPAGIAMSEGTHVFLDVSLAWRKVTYDRDTAPSDCVGASCPNVPGANDGKGSLFNILASPMVGVTTKLGDVGLGAAFYTPFGGQSIWDKNDDFKDDPTYAGPYDGVQRWYVMEGTIRSSFISLAGAYHLKPARLAFGLSGNLILSTVDTVRAKTSGGDADLRAEGRAYLHTTGVDWSLGAGVMYEAIEKQLWVGASYQSRPNLTGMKPLEGEQTTFLPGGGESTVDAEIEHEIPDVYRLGFRYKPAEDLELRLFGDYQRWSVLEKHIVTNTENGDLLLDQRREWKDTFGVRVGGSKWLNKSVEAFAGAGYSSNAVPKETLEPALPDWDGFSFTAGGRFELVEKLFLAASYTQLVYLPRKVSADESELDDGTGLAHLPDGNGNYKQMVGVLNVNVDFQF